Proteins found in one Odontesthes bonariensis isolate fOdoBon6 chromosome 11, fOdoBon6.hap1, whole genome shotgun sequence genomic segment:
- the LOC142391415 gene encoding ras-related and estrogen-regulated growth inhibitor codes for MVPVKLLILGAQNTGKTALCVRFITKRFIGEYDHKKEVTYRCNRVVDQEAVDLEILDLPCKESSVASLESSIRWADGFLLLYSITQRLSFLEVPRLKTLIDKTKQSLVVPTVLVANKADLEIGREVRTEEGQRIATDLRCSFRELSVAEAVLAVEAAVFQLIRLVLDQQRSLPDRRSYMLTVRHALTRKLTRSKTMQW; via the exons ATGGTTCCAGTTAAACTGCTCATTCTGGGAGCTCAGAACACTGGAAAAACAG CGCTGTGTGTTCGTTTCATAACCAAACGCTTTATAGGCGAATACGACCATAAAAAGG AAGTGACATACAGATGTAATCGGGTGGTGGACCAGGAGGCTGTTGACCTGGAGATTTTGGATTTGCCTTGTAAG GAGAGCTCGGTGGCTTCTCTCGAGTCGTCCATCCGCTGGGCTGATGGTTTCCTGCTGCTCTATTCCATCACACAGCGCCTCAGCTTCCTGGAGGTCCCTCGACTCAAAACACTCATCGACAAAACCAAACAGAGTCTCG ttgtTCCTACAGTGCTGGTAGCCAATAAGGCTGATCTGGAAATTGGTAGGGAAGTGAGAACAGAGGAAGGACAGAGAATCGCCACAGATTTAAG GTGTAGTTTCAGAGAGCTGTCTGTGGCTGAAGCAGTTTTAGCCGTGGAGGCAGCAGTGTTTCAGCTTATTAG GCTGGTGTTGGATCAGCAGCGCTCTCTGCCTGACCGGCGCTCCTACATGCTGACTGTTCGCCATGCTCTTACCAGGAAACTGACCCGGTCAAAGACCATGCAGTGGTGA
- the unc50 gene encoding protein unc-50 homolog, translated as MLPTTSSNGSLSSRDAARHTAGAKRYKYLRRLLHFKQMDFEFALWQMLYLFTSPQRVYRNFHYRKQTKDQWARDDPAFLVLLSIWLCVSTIGFGLVLDMGVMETLKLLLWVVFVDCIGVGLLISTLMWLISNKYLLKNPSRNFDVEWGYAFDVHLNAFYPLLVILHFLQLFFINHIVVINSDWFVGYFVGNSLWLIAIGYYLYITFLGYNALPFLTNTVVLLYPFALLGLIYVLSVSLGWNFTRGLCWFYKFRVQ; from the exons ATGTTGCCAACCACCTCGTCAAACGGCTCCCTCAGTTCCAGAGATGCTGCGCGTCACACAGCGGGAGCCAAGCGCTACAAGTACCTACGGCGGTTGCTTCATTTCAAACAGATGGACTTTGAATTTGCTCTGTGGCAGATGCTTTACTTGTTTACGTCGCCACAGAGGGTCTACCGTAACTTCCACTACAGGAAACAGACCAAGGACCAGTGGGCCAGGGATGATCCTGCTTTCTTGGTCCTGCTCAGCATCTGGCTGTGTG TATCAACAATAGGTTTTGGTCTTGTGCTGGACATGGGAGTGATGGAGactctgaagctgctgctgtgggTGGTCTTTGTTGACTGTATAGGAGTCGGTCTGCTCATATCAACCCTAATGTG GTTAATCAGCAACAAATACCTGCTGAAAAATCCCAGCCGAAACTTTGATGTCGAGTGGGGCTACGCATTTGATGTTCATCTCAATGCTTTCTACCCACTTCTGGTCATCCTGCACTTCCTGCAGCTTTTCTTCATCAATC ATATTGTGGTGATAAATTCAGACTGGTTCGTGGGGTACTTTGTTGGAAATAGTTTATGGCTGATCGCCATTGGTTATTATCTTTACATAACCTTCTTAGGATACAATG CTCTGCCCTTCCTCACTAACACTGTGGTGCTGCTCTACCCCTTCGCTCTGCTCGGCCTCATCTACGTCCTCTCCGTCTCGCTGGGCTGGAACTTCACTCGAGGTCTCTGCTGGTTTTACAAATTTAGAGTCCAGTAG
- the LOC142391847 gene encoding NADH-ubiquinone oxidoreductase 75 kDa subunit, mitochondrial-like translates to MLRLPTVGRALTGAAKSSLAPTNAVRTPVRAASNMVEVFVDGKPVEVEPGTTVLQACEKVGVQIPRFCYHERLSVAGNCRMCLVEIEKAPKPVAACAMPVMKGWNILTNSDKTRKAREGVMEFLLANHPLDCPICDQGGECDLQDQSVQFGSDRSRFTEGKRAVEDKNIGPLIKTIMTRCIQCTRCVRFASEIAGVEELGTTGRGHNLQIGTYVEKMFMSELSGNVIDVCPVGALTSKPYAFTARPWETRKTESIDVLDAVGSNIVVSTRGGEVMRVLPRLNEDINEEWISDKTRFAYDGLKRQRLTQPLVKDESGQLAPTTWEDALTRVAGALQSVQGTDVAAIAGGMADAESLVSLKDLLNRLNSENLCTEEVFPMAGAGSDLRSNYLLNSRISGVEDCDLLLLVGTNPRYEAPLFNARVRKSWLHNELHVAVVGTEVDLSYTYDHLGEETSVLKELANGTHPFCEVLASAKRPVVVVGSSALQREDGAAILSAVSTIAQNTRASSGVEDGWKVLNVLHRVASQVAALDLGYKAGVEAIRKNPPKILFLLGADAGCITRADLPKDSLIIYQGHHGDIGAPMADIILPGAAYTEKNATYVNTEGRSQHTKLAVTPPGMSREDWRIIRAVSELAGVTLPYDSLDEVRSRLAEVSPNLVRYDDVEEANYFKQANELAKAVNQDLLAAPLVPPQITAKDFYMTDSISRASQTMAKCVKALTEGAAAVEEPSIC, encoded by the exons ATGTTGCGATTGCCGACGGTTGGCCGAGCCCTAACTGGAGCTGCCAAGAGCAGCCTGGCTCCTACTAATGCTG TGCGCACTCCTGTGCGTGCTGCCAGTAACATGGTGGAAGTGTTTGTGGATGGGAAACCAGTGGAGGTAGAGCCTGGAACTACAGTGTTGCAG GCCTGTGAGAAGGTGGGAGTTCAGATCCCCAGGTTCTGTTACCATGAGCGTCTCTCTGTGGCAGGAAACTGTCGTATGTGTCTTGTGGAGATTGAGAAAGCACCAAAG CCGGTGGCAGCCTGCGCCATGCCCGTCATGAAAGGCTGGAACATCCTCACCAACTCAGACAAGACACGCAAAGCCAG GGAGGGAGTAATGGAGTTCCTTTTGGCAAACCACCCACTGGACTGTCCCATTTGTGATCAGGGAGGAGAGTGTGACCTGCAG GATCAGTCCGTGCAGTTTGGCTCAGACCGCAGtcgcttcacagaaggaaagaGGGCCGTGGAAGATAAAAACATCGGGCCTCTCATCAAAACCATCATGACCCGCTGTATCCAGTGCACACGCTGCGTCCG TTTTGCCAGCGAGATCGCCGGAGTTGAAGAGCTGGGAACGACAGGAAGAGGACACAATCTGCAGATTGGGACGTACGTGGAGAAGATGTTCATGTCTGAGCTGTCGGGCAACGTCATTGACGTCTGTCCCGTCGGAGCGCTCACCTCCAAACCGTACGCTTTCACCGCACGTCCATGGGAGACCAG AAAAACGGAGTCGATCGACGTGCTGGACGCCGTTGGCAGCAATATCGTGGTGAGCACAAGAGGAGGGGAGGTGATGAGGGTGTTGCCCAGGCTGAATGAAGACATTAATGAAGAATGGATCTCTGATAAGACCAG GTTTGCATATGATGGTCTGAAGAGGCAGAGGTTGACCCAACCTTTGGTGAAGGATGAGTCGGGTCAGCTGGCCCCGACCACATGGGAGGACGCTTTAACTCGTGTTGCTGGAGCA CTTCAGAGCGTGCAGGGCACTGACGTAGCAGCCATAGCCGGAGGGATGGCGGATGCTGAATCTCTTGTCTCCCTCAAAGATCTCCTCAACCGACTCAACTCAGAGAACCTCTGCACTGAGGAGGTTTTCCCCATGGCAGGGGCAGG CTCTGACCTGCGCTCCAACTACCTGCTCAACTCGCGCATCTCTGGCGTCGAGGACTGTGATCTGCTGCTGCTCGTGGGAACAAACCCACGTTACGAAGCACCGCTGTTCAACGCCAGAGTCCGCAAGAG CTGGCTTCACAATGAGCTGCATGTTGCTGTGGTGGGTACCGAGGTGGACCTCAGTTACACATATGACCACCTGGGAGAGGAGACTTCAGTGCTGAAAGAGCTGGCCAATGGAACACATCCTTTCTGCGAG GTCCTTGCATCTGCAAAGCGTCCAGTGGTGGTTGTTGGCAGCAGTGCTCTGCAGAGAGAAGACGGAGCAGCCATCTTGAGCGCCGTCTCCACCATCGCCCAGAACACCAGAGCAAGCAGTGGAGTGGAGGATGGCTGGAAGGTCCTGAATGTCCTGCACAG agTGGCTAGCCAGGTGGCTGCGTTGGACCTGGGCTACAAGGCCGGCGTGGAGGCCATCAGGAAGAATCCACCCAAAATCCTCTTCCTGCTGGGAGCTGATGCTGGCTGCATCACCAGAGCAGACCTGCCCAAAGACAGCCTCATCATCTACCAGG GTCATCACGGAGACATAGGAGCACCAATGGCAGACATCATTCTCCCTGGTGCTGCGTACACAGAGAAAAACGCCACCTACGTCAACACCGAGGGCAGGAGCCAGCACACCAAGCTGGCTGTCACTCCTCCTGGGATGTCCAGAGAGGACTGGAGGATCATCAGAGCTGTGTCTGAG CTGGCTGGTGTTACACTGCCCTACGACTCCCTGGACGAAGTTCGATCCAGGCTAGCTGAGGTCTCTCCTAACCTGGTCCGTTATGATGACGTGGAGGAGGCAAACTACTTCAAACAGGCCAATGAACTTGCAAAG GCTGTCAACCAGGACCTACTAGCAGCTCCTCTGGTACCACCTCAAATAACTGCAAAGGACTTCTACATGACTG ACTCGATCAGCAGGGCCTCCCAGACGATGGCAAAGTGTGTCAAAGCACTCACAGAGGGAGCTGCCGCCGTCGAAGAGCCGTCCATCTGCTGA